One Pogoniulus pusillus isolate bPogPus1 chromosome 10, bPogPus1.pri, whole genome shotgun sequence genomic window carries:
- the CCNA2 gene encoding cyclin-A2, whose translation MLAEQENQENIPPGGKALVAPAAGTRVALGLLRGAQQRPGIPQQATRSGVEGHGTTAGRLGAETQAFTIHVDEPDGEPRRRGGVATQKEEAALGLRAAVCALGERRPLAPLGNAMDMSFDSPSIMDISITSETEEKKPNVNNVPDYISDIHTYLREMEVKCKPKMGYMKKQPDITNNMRAILVDWLVEVGEEYKLQNETLHLAVNYIDRFLSSMSVLRGKLQLVGTAAMLLASKFEEIYPPEVAEFVYITDDTYTKKQVLRMEHLILKVLSFDLAAPTINQFLTQYFLHEQTNARVESLSMYLGELSLIDADPYLKYLPSVIAAAAFHLAGYTITGHTWPESLCKVTGYTLDDIKPCLMDLHKTYLKAAQHTQQSIREKYKSMKYHGVSLIDPPETLNLLS comes from the exons ATGCTTGCGGAGCAGGAGAACCAGGAGAACATTCCCCCGGGCGGCAAAGCGCTGGTGGCCCCCGCTGCGGGCACCCGCGTGGCACTGGGGCTACTGCGGGGCGCGCAGCAGCGGCCCGGAATCCCGCAGCAG GCGACGCGGAGCGGCGTTGAGGGCCATGGCACGACGGCGGGGCGGCTGGGCGCTGAGACGCAGGCCTTCACCATTCATGTGGACGAGCCGGACGGAGAGCCGCGGCGACGGGGCGGTGTGGCGACCCAGAAGGAGGAAGCGGCCCTGGGGCTGCGTGCGGCCGTCTGCGCCCTCGGGGAGCGGCGGCCCTTGGCGCCTTTGGGCAACGCCATGGACATGAGCTTCG ATTCGCCAAGCATTATGGACATTTCAATAACCtcagaaacagaagagaaaaaaccaAACGTTAATAATGTACCAGACTACATCAGCGATATCCATACGTACCTTAGGGAAATGGAG GTGAAATGCAAGCCTAAAATGGGTTACATGAAGAAGCAACCTGATATCACAAACAACATGCGGGCTATTCTTGTGGACTGGCTGGTGGAAGTTGGAGAAGAATACAAGCTACAGAATGAAACCCTGCACTTAGCTGTAAATTACATTGATAGGTTTCTTTCTTCAATGTCTGTTTTGAGAGGAAAACTTCAGCTCGTGGGTACTGCAGCTATGCTGCTTGCATC GAAGTTTGAAGAAATTTATCCTCCTGAAGTAGCAGAGTTTGTCTACATCACAGATGACACATATACCAAGAAACAGGTTCTAAGGATGGAGCACTTAATTTTGAAGGTTTTGTCATTTGACTTGGCAGCTCCTACAATCAACCAGTTCCTCACTCAGTATTTCCTCCATGAGCAGACAAATGCCAGAGTGGAGAGCTTATCCATG TACCTGGGGGAGCTGAGTCTAATTGATGCTGATCCTTACCTGAAATACTTGCCATCAGTtattgctgctgcagcatttcACCTAGCAGGCTACACCATCACTGGACATACCTGG cctgaaTCTCTGTGCAAAGTAACAGGCTACACTCTTGATGACATCAAGCCTTGCCTCATGGACCTACACAAGACATACCTCAAAGCTGCACAGCACACACAACAGTCCATAAGGGAAAAGTACAAGAGTATGAA gTACCATGGAGTATCGCTTATTGACCCACCAGAGACACTAAACTTATTGTCATAA
- the EXOSC9 gene encoding exosome complex component RRP45, which translates to MKATPLSNCERRFLLRAIEERKRLDGRQCYDYRNVRISFGVDYGCCIVELGKTRVLAQVSCELVAPKANRPTEGILFFNLELSPMAAPGFEPGRQTELLVRVNRLIERCLRNSKCIDTESLCVVAGEKVWQIRLDLHLLNHEGNIIDAASIAGIVALCHFRRPDVSVQGEEVTVYTPEERDPVPLSIHHMPICVSFAFFQQGTYLLVDPSEREERVMDGVLVIAMNKHQEICTIQSSGGIMLVKDQVLRCSKITAVKVAEMTELIQKALENDQKARKEGGKFGFAESIPNQKITAFKMESAAVDTNNVEEQAEEIITKADPPSEVFTKPILHTPGTAQIGEGIENSWGDLEESEREEAVEEEDESEAAAFEDQKMETEETSTVEETKSTIEETKDEVIQLSDSEEEEVVILEPQEPPKRTRTQTSSKQENTSKKTFNKRRRKKRAV; encoded by the exons ATGAAGGCGACGCCGCTCTCCAACTGCGAGCGGAGGTTCCTGCTGCGCGCCATCGAGGAGAGGAAG CGCCTGGACGGACGGCAGTGCTATGACTACCGAAACGTCCGCATCTCCTTCGGCGTCGACTACGGCTGCTGCATCGTGGAGCTGGGGAAGACCAG GGTTCTTGCACAAGTGTCATGTGAACTTGTTGCCCCCAAGGCAAACAGGCCTACAGAAGGTATCCTTTTCTTCAATCTGGAGCTCTCACCAATGGCTGCACCTGGGTTTGAGCCTGGCAG GCAAACTGAGTTACTGGTGAGGGTGAACAGACTAATAGAGCGATGCCTGAGAAACTCCAAATGTATAGATACAGAGTCTCTCTGTGTTGTTGCTGGGGAAAAG GTGTGGCAAATTCGCCTGGACCTGCACCTGTTAAATCATGAGGGCAACATTATTGATGCTGCCAGCATAGCAGGGATTGTGGCACTCTGCCACTTCCGCAGGCCTGATGTGTCTGTGCAAGGGGAAGAAGTGACTGTG TATACTCCTGAAGAACGTGATCCTGTCCCATTGAGTATCCACCATATGCCTATTTGTGTCAGTTTTGCCTTCTTTCAGCAAGG GACCTACTTACTGGTGGATCCAAGTGAACGTGAGGAGCGTGTCATGGATGGTGTCCTTGTAATTGCCATGAACAAACATCAGGAAATTTGTACCATCCAGTCCAGTGGAGGGATCATGCTTGTAAAGGATCAG GTTCTGAGGTGCAGTAAAATAACAGCTGTGAAGGTTGCAGAAATGACAGAACTAATTCAAAAAGCCTTGGAGAATGACCAGAAAGCTAG GAAAGAAGGTGGGAAGTTTGGCTTTGCAGAATCTATTCCGAATCAAAAGATCACTGCCTTCAAAATGGAGAGTGCTGCTGTTGATACAAACAACGTGGAGGAACAAGCAGAAGAAATCATCACTAAAGCTGACCCTCCTTCAGAAGT TTTTACCAAACCAATATTGCACACTCCTGGGACAGCCCAAATTGGGGAAGGAATAGAGAACTCCTGGGGAGACCTAGAAGAATCTGAGAGGGAAGAAGCAgtggaagaggaagatgaaagtgaggctgcagcttttGAAGATCAGAAAATGGAAACTGAGGAAACAAGTACAGTGGAGGAAACAAAAAGTACTATAGAGGAAACTAAGG ATGAAGTTATTCAGCTGTCTGacagtgaggaggaagaagttgtcaTTCTGGAACCACAGGAACCACCAAAGAGAACAAG AACACAGACCAGCTCCAAACAAGAAAATACAAGTAAGAAAACTTTTaacaaaaggagaagaaagaagagagctgTTTAA